One segment of Salvelinus alpinus chromosome 1, SLU_Salpinus.1, whole genome shotgun sequence DNA contains the following:
- the LOC139573089 gene encoding NLR family CARD domain-containing protein 3-like → MTFLKNELKMFKRILSPDLPEGFESQKQDKEVVDAEDEKQESSAREGALKITLHILRKMNQKELADTLEKNSDELAVICQRELKSNLKKKFQCVFEGIAKQGNPTLLNKIYTELYITEGGTGEVNNEHELRQIETTTRKQARPETAMKCNDIFKPLTVQDKLIRTVLTKGVAGIGKTVSVQKFILDWAEGKANQDVQFVFSLPFRELNLMKGEKHTLIELLNHFSIETKESRISNYDEYKVLFIFDGLDECRLPLDFQKNKICCDVTKSTSVDVLLTNLIKGNLLPSALLWITTRPAAANKIPSGCVDQVTEVRGFNDPQKEEYFRKRFSDEDLASRIISHIKISRSLHIMCHIPVFCWISATVLEHMLKHKREEMPKTLTEMYTHLVVFHTKQKNEKYLGKEETGPHWNKESILSLGKLAFQQLVKGNLIFYEEDLKEAGIDVNEASVYSGLCTQLFKEECGLYQDKVYCFVHLSIQEFLAAVYVFLSFINNNENLMAKPQSTSSNFSELFRDKPEVTVYKSAVDKALESETGNLDLFLRFLLGLSLESNQKHLRGLLTETGSSSQSHEETVKYIKEKIRDSPSTERCINLFHCLNELNDHSLVEEIQRYLRLGSVSSEELSPAQWSALVFVLLTSEKELDVFDLKKYSRSEEGLLRLLPVVKASRAAL, encoded by the exons ATGACATTTCTGAAGAATGAGCTGAAGATGTTCAAGAGGATTCTTAGTCCAGATCTCCCAGAAGGCTTTGAGAGTCAGAAGCAGGATAAGGAAGTGGTGGATGCTGAAGAtgagaagcaggagagcagtgccagagagggggctcTGAAGATCACACTGCACATCCTGAGGAAAATGAACCAGAAGGAGCTTGCTGACACACTGGAGAAAA ATTCAGATGAGCTTGCTGTGATTTGCCAACGTGAACTCAAATCTAATCTAAAGAAGAAGTTTCAATGTGTATTTGAGGGGATCGCTAAACAaggaaacccaacacttctcaataagatctacacagagctctacatcacagagggtggaaCAGGAGAGGTCAATAATGAACATGAGCTGAGACAGATTGAGACAACAACCAGGAAACAAGCAAGACCAGAGACTGCGATGAAATGTAACGACATCTTCAAGCCCTTAACGGTACAAGACAAACTTATCAGAACTGTGCTGACAAAGGGAgtcgctggcattggaaaaacagtctctgtgcagaagttcatTCTGGACTGGGCTGAAGGAAAAGCAAATCAGGATGTCCAATTTGTATTTTCATTGCCTTTTCGCGAGCTGAATTTGATGAAAGGGGAAAAACACACTTTGATTGAACTTCTCAATCACTTCTCAATAGAAACCAAAGAATCAAGAATCTCCAACTATGACGAGTACAaagttctgttcatctttgatggtctggatgagtgccgactgcccctagacttccagaagaacaagatCTGTTGTGACGTCACAAAGTCAACCTCAGTGGATGTCCTGCTGACAAATCTCATCAAGGGaaatctgcttccctctgctctcctctggataactacccgacctgcagcagccaataagatcccttcagggtgtgttgaccaggtgacagaggtacgagggttcaatgacccacagaaggaggagtacttcaggaagagattcagtgatgaggacctggccagcagaatcatctcacacataaagatatcaaggagcctccacatcatgtgccacattccagtcttctgttggatttCTGCAACAGTCCTTGAACACATGTTGAAACATAAGAGAGAAGAGATGCCCAAGACTCTGACTGAGATGTACACACACCTTGTGGTGTTTCATACCAAACAGAAGAATGAAAAGTATCTTGGGAAAGAAGAGACAGGTCCACACTGGAATAAAGAGAGCATTCTGTCACTGGGAAAACTGGCTTTTCAACAGCTTGTGAAGGGCAATCTGATTTTCTATGAAGAAGACCTGAAAGAGGCTGGCATTGATGTAAATGAAGCATCAGTGTACTCAGGATTGTGCACACAGCTCTTTAAAGAGGAATGTGGGCTGTACCAGGACAAGGTGTACTGCTTCGTGcatctgagcattcaggagtttctGGCTGCTGTATATGTGTTCCTCTCATTCATCAACAACAATGAGAATCTAATGGCCAAACCTCAATCAACGTCCAGTAACTTTTCTGAGCTGTTCAGAGACAAGCCTGAAGTTACTGTCTACAAGAGTGCTGTGGATAAAGCCTTAGAAAGTGAGACGGGAAACCTGGACCTTTTCCTCCGCTTCCTTCTGGGCCTctcactggagtccaatcagaagCACTTACGAGGTCTACTGACAGAGACAGGAAGCAGCTCACAGAGCCATGAAGAAACAGTCAAGTACATCAAGGAGAAGATCAGGGACAGTCCATCTACAGAGAGGTGCAtcaatctgttccactgtctgaatgaactgaatgaccaTTCTCTAGTGGAGGAGATCCAAAGATACCTGAGATTAGGAAGTGTCTCCAGTGAAGAACTCTCACCTGCACAGTGGTCAGCTCTGGTCTTTGTGTTGCTGACTTCAGAAAAGGAGCTGGATGTGTTCGACctgaagaaatactccagatcagaggaaggtctTCTGAGGCTACTGCCAGTGGTCAAAGCCTCCAGAGCTGCTCTGTGA